A window of the Bacillus sp. A301a_S52 genome harbors these coding sequences:
- a CDS encoding gamma-glutamylcyclotransferase, with the protein MSDQSSIVFVYGTLREGDINYHYLKNSVKLFNQARVRGTLYDTGNGYPAYIEKGEKWVYGELYAVSLWTLKQLDRLEGYSEGQPDNLYNRVKLPIETDIGIIEAWVYTLDDQHETALTSKIGFQDWRVHQWFNNFTEVKYFAYGSCMDTERIEKAGMLTPFSQRVETGKLTGYSMCYTLQRDDGSRADIVETEDTSSSVEGIIYTLPKEAIDYLFCREGVFTGSYRATFVKVEINGVFHQDVLTFTVINKQAETCPPRHYGEEILRGAKGRLSNNYYEQLLTKLTSLGYNHIDGDH; encoded by the coding sequence AAAATTCAGTAAAGCTATTTAATCAAGCGCGGGTGAGGGGAACGTTATATGACACTGGAAATGGTTATCCAGCATATATAGAAAAAGGGGAAAAATGGGTTTATGGAGAACTTTATGCTGTCAGTCTGTGGACACTGAAACAATTAGATAGATTAGAAGGATATAGTGAAGGACAACCTGATAATTTATATAATCGCGTAAAGTTACCAATTGAAACAGACATCGGTATTATCGAGGCATGGGTGTATACACTAGATGATCAGCACGAAACAGCTCTTACTAGCAAAATTGGCTTCCAAGATTGGAGAGTACATCAATGGTTTAATAACTTTACTGAGGTTAAGTATTTTGCTTACGGTTCATGTATGGACACAGAACGTATTGAAAAAGCAGGTATGTTAACCCCTTTTTCCCAGCGAGTCGAGACGGGCAAACTAACAGGGTATAGTATGTGTTATACGCTCCAGAGAGACGATGGGTCTAGAGCAGATATCGTTGAAACAGAAGATACGTCCTCTTCTGTTGAGGGAATTATCTACACATTACCAAAGGAGGCCATCGACTATTTATTTTGTAGAGAAGGTGTCTTTACTGGCAGTTATCGTGCCACTTTTGTTAAAGTGGAGATAAACGGTGTGTTTCATCAAGATGTCTTAACATTTACCGTCATTAATAAACAAGCAGAGACTTGCCCACCACGTCATTATGGAGAAGAAATTTTGAGAGGGGCAAAAGGAAGATTGTCAAATAACTATTATGAGCAATTACTAACAAAACTGACATCCTTAGGCTACAATCACATAGATGGAGACCATTAA